One window from the genome of Crassostrea angulata isolate pt1a10 chromosome 2, ASM2561291v2, whole genome shotgun sequence encodes:
- the LOC128171126 gene encoding uncharacterized protein LOC128171126, translated as MTRFGVILKEIILFVLFRATPVNGGKGLKETPMAPKRNCLPRRLLTGGGGRFFFDHSHVGVDSDVNNTTLKRSSSEVLAIPFDLSGLDDAVFISDDEQDESHVPA; from the exons ATGACTAGATTTGGGGTTATTTTAAAGGAAATCAtcctttttgttttattcagaGCTACACCCGTGAATGGCGGCAAGGG attaaaagaaaCCCCAATGGCGCCAAAAAGAAATTG TCTACCGAGACGACTTttgacggggggggggggtagatttttttttgatcaCTCACACGTcg GTGTAGACTCCGACGTCAACAACACAACGCTGAAGAGATCCTC TTCTGAGGTTCTAGCTATTCCCTT CGACCTGTCAGGTTTGGACGATGCAGTCTTTATATCGGACGACGAACAAGACGAAAGTCACGTCCCTGCGTAA